A genomic segment from Polyangium mundeleinium encodes:
- a CDS encoding phosphate ABC transporter ATP-binding protein, with the protein MTSDHPHDSEPPVKMKAEDLRAWTDREELIRGITLRIADKRVTALMGPSGCGKSPLLRCLNRMHEMTPGSRVEGRVLLDGADIYAPGTNPAEVRRRVGMVFKKPNPFPHMSVRDNILAGLRLNGLPVERPDELVERSLQKAALWDEVADDLARPGTSLSRGQQQRLCIARALALGPEVLLMDEPTSTLDPVATSRIEDLLHELREHVAVVIVTHNMQQAARVSDYTAFIHEGDLVEFDRTDRIFTNPRERRTEDYVTGKFG; encoded by the coding sequence ATGACCTCCGACCACCCGCACGACAGCGAGCCCCCGGTGAAGATGAAAGCCGAGGATCTCCGCGCGTGGACGGACCGCGAGGAGCTCATCCGCGGGATCACCCTGCGCATCGCGGACAAGCGCGTCACGGCGCTGATGGGCCCCTCCGGCTGCGGCAAGTCCCCGCTGCTCAGGTGCTTGAACCGCATGCACGAGATGACGCCGGGGAGCCGCGTCGAAGGGCGCGTGCTCCTCGACGGCGCCGACATCTACGCCCCCGGCACGAACCCCGCCGAGGTCCGCCGCCGCGTCGGCATGGTCTTCAAGAAGCCGAACCCGTTCCCACACATGTCCGTGCGAGACAACATCCTCGCCGGCCTCCGCCTGAACGGCCTTCCCGTCGAGCGCCCCGACGAGCTCGTCGAGCGCTCCTTGCAAAAGGCCGCCCTCTGGGACGAGGTCGCGGACGACCTCGCCCGCCCTGGGACGAGCCTCTCGCGGGGCCAGCAGCAGCGCCTCTGCATCGCGCGCGCGCTCGCGCTCGGCCCCGAGGTCCTGCTCATGGACGAGCCAACGAGCACGCTCGACCCGGTGGCGACGAGCCGCATCGAGGATCTGCTCCACGAATTGCGCGAGCACGTGGCCGTGGTCATCGTCACGCACAACATGCAGCAGGCCGCGCGGGTCAGCGACTACACGGCGTTCATCCACGAGGGAGATCTGGTAGAGTTCGATCGAACGGATCGGATCTTCACGAACCCGAGGGAGCGACGAACCGAGGATTACGTGACAGGGAAGTTCGGTTGA
- a CDS encoding siderophore-interacting protein, with amino-acid sequence MNREDSPFELVRHPLKVRRLVVARVRDLSPRMRRITLGGPELEGFVSLAPEDHVKLLFPAEGQSEPALPIVNERGEMQPPPGARPIARDYTIRARHADTVDIDFLLHGHGVASSWAGRATPGDVLGLAGPRGSRLLRLQPAWQLFVGDETALPEMTRRLEETPATARNFVVALVEDTSDQVAWPELARPGVETRWVHRADVGGAGDVAKRLVDIVRATELPDAGDGFAWLAGEASETSAVMRLLVRERGWERARVHASGHWKRGVVAHDHHEPLG; translated from the coding sequence ATGAACCGTGAAGACTCGCCCTTCGAGCTCGTTCGTCATCCGCTGAAGGTTCGCCGTTTGGTCGTCGCCCGCGTCCGCGATCTCTCGCCACGGATGCGTCGCATCACGCTCGGTGGCCCCGAGCTCGAAGGCTTCGTCTCCCTGGCCCCCGAGGATCACGTAAAACTCTTGTTCCCCGCCGAGGGACAATCCGAGCCTGCGCTGCCCATCGTCAACGAGCGCGGTGAAATGCAGCCGCCGCCGGGCGCACGTCCGATCGCGCGCGACTACACCATCAGGGCGCGGCACGCGGACACCGTCGACATCGACTTCTTGTTGCACGGGCATGGCGTCGCCTCCTCCTGGGCGGGGCGCGCGACGCCGGGCGACGTGCTGGGCCTCGCCGGGCCGCGCGGCTCGCGCCTGCTCCGGCTGCAACCGGCGTGGCAGCTCTTCGTCGGCGACGAGACGGCGCTGCCGGAGATGACACGTCGTCTGGAGGAGACGCCGGCGACCGCGCGCAACTTCGTGGTGGCGTTGGTGGAGGACACGAGCGACCAGGTCGCGTGGCCCGAGCTTGCCCGGCCAGGCGTGGAGACCCGCTGGGTGCACCGTGCGGACGTGGGCGGAGCGGGGGACGTGGCAAAGCGGCTCGTGGACATCGTGCGCGCGACCGAGCTTCCCGATGCGGGCGATGGCTTCGCCTGGCTCGCCGGGGAGGCCTCCGAGACCTCTGCAGTGATGCGCCTGCTCGTGCGCGAGCGAGGCTGGGAGCGCGCACGCGTGCACGCCTCGGGGCACTGGAAGCGCGGCGTGGTCGCGCACGATCACCACGAGCCGCTGGGCTGA
- a CDS encoding DUF6607 family protein, whose product MRIVALALATTILVGCGHAGGARSERLAQGVPRSEAWCGPGAAAFDCDRRAILAMAGSYRVSFHFDETTVLEPGYLPRPAKDVTGTEAVVVVSDEPRRIELQHLLVLPAGMVVKHWRQVWVYEAPDHFRFLGAQQFDRRTRSEQERTGTWTQLVYEVSDAPRYAGSGTWVHQKSSSTWTSESTLRPLPRREYSSRKDYDLLIAENRHTITPLGWTHEQDNTKVIRRDGVERPLVREFGFNEYTRIADPLSAAQRYWKETAPFWAVVRARWDKQLADGALSLAYPVNEETLLIDVLKRAEAFRSKPDLAEAERWLDTHFGKMVRAEPAAVSDAR is encoded by the coding sequence ATGCGCATTGTGGCTCTGGCTCTGGCGACGACGATCCTCGTGGGATGTGGACATGCAGGGGGCGCGCGAAGCGAGCGGCTCGCCCAGGGAGTCCCCCGCTCCGAGGCCTGGTGCGGCCCGGGCGCTGCCGCCTTCGACTGCGACCGCCGCGCGATTCTCGCGATGGCCGGCAGCTACCGCGTGTCGTTCCACTTCGACGAGACGACGGTCCTCGAGCCGGGCTACCTCCCGCGCCCCGCGAAGGACGTGACCGGCACGGAGGCCGTGGTGGTGGTGAGCGACGAGCCGCGGCGCATCGAGCTCCAGCACCTGCTGGTGCTTCCCGCGGGCATGGTGGTGAAGCACTGGCGCCAGGTGTGGGTCTACGAGGCGCCTGACCACTTCCGGTTCCTCGGCGCACAACAGTTCGACCGGCGCACGCGCAGCGAGCAGGAACGCACGGGCACGTGGACCCAGCTCGTCTACGAGGTCAGCGACGCGCCGCGCTACGCCGGCAGCGGCACCTGGGTGCATCAGAAGAGCTCGTCGACCTGGACCTCGGAGTCGACGCTGCGCCCGCTCCCGCGCCGCGAGTATTCCTCGCGCAAAGACTACGATCTCCTCATCGCCGAGAACCGGCACACCATCACGCCGCTGGGCTGGACCCACGAGCAGGACAACACCAAGGTCATCCGCCGCGACGGCGTCGAGCGCCCGCTGGTGCGGGAATTCGGTTTCAACGAGTACACCCGCATCGCCGATCCGCTGAGCGCTGCGCAGCGCTACTGGAAGGAGACCGCCCCGTTCTGGGCCGTGGTGCGCGCCCGCTGGGACAAGCAGCTCGCGGACGGAGCGTTGTCTTTGGCCTACCCCGTCAACGAGGAGACGCTGCTCATCGACGTGCTCAAGCGCGCCGAGGCGTTCCGCAGCAAGCCTGATCTGGCAGAGGCCGAGCGCTGGCTCGACACGCACTTCGGGAAAATGGTGCGCGCCGAGCCCGCCGCGGTCAGCGACGCTCGTTAG
- a CDS encoding ABC transporter permease subunit, with protein MGTRVTRSLADVVVPKLLFLCALCSVLATLVIAGLLAAEALGFLRTLGASGLMANAPSGLASLLAGTVLATLVAVLVALPLGLVAAIYLSEFAGPRARRVLAPTLDVLASLPTVVLGYLAIALLTPALAAHPVLLSGVALGGMILPSFAAQCEHVISAVPQNLSEGAYALGASKLATVNSIVLKSARGGIGAALLFAVARALGEVMILVIITGHTPQGGWDVWVLEASSHLARASLSVTIEGALVLVALALAMAVPASIGAASWLEEYAPRGKRMARVEQLARTLAAAPPIVYGLLGLAIFVRVLGSGESTLAGAAMLALLLLPRMTTAFREALRAVPGSLREACLALGADRLRTLREVVLPAAMPGIWRGALRSLARAAVETAPLAWIGALSLSALPWKLFVAA; from the coding sequence GTGGGCACCCGCGTCACGCGTTCGCTCGCGGACGTCGTCGTCCCGAAGCTCCTGTTCCTCTGCGCGCTCTGCAGCGTCCTCGCCACGCTCGTGATCGCAGGCCTGCTCGCCGCAGAGGCACTCGGGTTTCTCCGGACGCTCGGTGCATCGGGGCTCATGGCGAACGCGCCGAGCGGCCTCGCGTCACTCCTCGCAGGCACCGTCCTCGCCACGCTCGTCGCCGTCCTCGTCGCGCTCCCGCTCGGCCTCGTCGCCGCGATTTACCTGAGCGAGTTCGCCGGACCCCGCGCGCGCCGTGTCCTCGCGCCGACGCTCGACGTGCTCGCGAGCCTGCCCACGGTCGTCCTCGGCTACCTCGCGATCGCCCTGCTCACGCCGGCGCTCGCCGCGCACCCCGTGCTCCTCTCGGGCGTCGCCCTCGGCGGGATGATCCTGCCGTCCTTCGCGGCGCAGTGCGAGCACGTGATCTCCGCGGTCCCGCAAAACCTGAGCGAGGGCGCGTACGCGCTCGGCGCAAGCAAGCTCGCGACGGTGAACTCCATCGTCCTCAAGTCTGCACGCGGCGGGATCGGCGCGGCGTTGCTCTTCGCCGTCGCGCGGGCGCTCGGCGAGGTGATGATCCTGGTGATCATCACGGGCCACACGCCGCAGGGCGGGTGGGACGTGTGGGTCCTCGAAGCGTCGAGCCACCTCGCGCGCGCCTCGCTCTCCGTAACGATCGAGGGCGCTTTGGTGCTCGTCGCCCTGGCCCTCGCGATGGCCGTGCCCGCCTCGATCGGCGCCGCGTCGTGGCTCGAAGAGTACGCGCCTCGCGGCAAACGCATGGCGCGCGTCGAGCAGCTCGCCCGAACGCTCGCCGCGGCCCCGCCGATCGTCTACGGCCTGCTCGGGCTCGCGATCTTCGTGCGTGTACTCGGCTCCGGCGAGAGCACGCTCGCGGGCGCTGCGATGCTCGCGCTCCTCCTCCTGCCGCGGATGACCACGGCCTTCCGCGAGGCGCTCCGCGCGGTGCCCGGATCGCTGCGGGAAGCCTGCCTCGCGCTCGGCGCCGATCGACTGCGCACGCTGCGCGAGGTCGTGCTGCCGGCGGCGATGCCCGGCATCTGGCGCGGCGCCCTCCGCTCGCTCGCCCGCGCGGCCGTCGAGACCGCGCCGCTCGCGTGGATCGGCGCGCTTTCGCTCTCGGCGCTACCCTGGAAGCTCTTCGTCGCGGCCTAG
- a CDS encoding VanW family protein yields MSHASAHPSSTTRRPRRNFLVRGVFASLVVSAAALSASAACKHLLPAENAVAKGVRIGGAEAGPGSPREVAERQARVLLDRRVTLVLGEDVVLETSLAELGATVDEERLAARLASVGREGDLFTRLADALSARHGGVSVPVFVTLPIEPLAAALERRKDETDTPPRGARLDFATGKPTSHVAGQYLDLYAAASAIERAAENGETRVPVPSFALLPDASSEVVASIDVSRVVTKYETRFGYVGGQANRAQNVARAAAGIDGVVLLPGEIKSFNAEVGARTKDNGFTTAPEIFKGEMREGIGGGTCQVASTLHAAAYLGGFEIAERINHSRPSGYIPMGLDATVVYPHVDLKLKNPYPFPVVVHAVVDKGTLTVEIRGSGNPAEVEWSSATIGVSPYKRKIEESPGLSEGRVVLKQKGIRGYQIKKTRVVKSEGRARVEEKTDVYPPTFEILIVPPGLDPATLPPLPGEAAERQSSG; encoded by the coding sequence ATGTCACACGCAAGCGCGCACCCCTCGTCCACCACGCGACGACCCCGCCGAAATTTTCTCGTTCGCGGCGTTTTCGCATCGCTCGTCGTCTCTGCCGCCGCGCTGTCGGCCTCCGCCGCGTGTAAACACCTCCTGCCCGCCGAAAACGCCGTCGCCAAGGGCGTCCGTATCGGCGGCGCCGAGGCCGGCCCCGGGTCGCCCCGCGAGGTCGCCGAAAGGCAAGCGCGCGTGCTGCTCGATCGGCGCGTCACGCTCGTCCTTGGTGAAGACGTCGTCCTCGAAACGTCGCTCGCCGAGCTCGGCGCGACCGTCGACGAGGAGCGGCTCGCCGCGCGGCTCGCCTCCGTGGGCCGCGAGGGAGACCTCTTCACGCGCCTCGCGGACGCGCTCTCCGCGCGGCACGGCGGCGTCTCGGTCCCCGTCTTCGTCACGCTCCCGATCGAGCCGCTCGCCGCCGCGCTGGAACGGCGCAAGGACGAGACCGACACCCCGCCCCGCGGCGCGCGCCTCGATTTCGCCACCGGAAAACCCACCTCGCACGTCGCCGGCCAATACCTCGATCTGTATGCAGCCGCCTCGGCCATCGAGCGGGCCGCCGAGAACGGCGAGACGCGCGTGCCCGTCCCGAGCTTCGCGCTCCTGCCCGACGCGTCGAGCGAGGTCGTCGCGTCGATCGACGTCTCCCGGGTTGTCACGAAATACGAGACCCGCTTCGGGTACGTCGGCGGACAGGCGAACCGCGCGCAGAACGTCGCGCGGGCTGCCGCCGGCATCGACGGCGTCGTGCTCCTCCCGGGCGAGATCAAGAGCTTCAATGCCGAGGTCGGCGCCCGCACGAAGGACAATGGCTTCACCACGGCGCCCGAGATCTTCAAGGGCGAGATGCGGGAAGGCATCGGCGGCGGCACCTGCCAGGTCGCGAGCACGCTGCACGCGGCGGCCTACCTCGGCGGCTTCGAGATCGCCGAGCGCATCAACCATTCCCGGCCGAGCGGCTACATCCCGATGGGCCTCGACGCCACGGTCGTGTATCCGCACGTCGACCTCAAGCTCAAGAACCCCTATCCGTTCCCCGTCGTCGTGCACGCCGTCGTGGACAAAGGCACGCTCACGGTCGAGATCCGCGGAAGCGGGAATCCCGCCGAGGTCGAATGGTCGAGCGCGACGATCGGCGTATCCCCCTACAAACGCAAGATCGAGGAGAGCCCGGGTTTGAGCGAGGGGCGCGTCGTCCTGAAGCAAAAGGGCATTCGCGGGTATCAGATCAAGAAGACCCGCGTCGTGAAATCGGAGGGCCGGGCGCGCGTCGAGGAGAAGACCGACGTGTATCCGCCGACCTTCGAGATCCTGATCGTCCCGCCCGGCCTTGATCCCGCGACGTTACCGCCTCTGCCCGGCGAAGCGGCCGAGCGGCAATCGAGCGGCTAA
- the phoU gene encoding phosphate signaling complex protein PhoU — protein sequence MPQGQHTSRVYENELRTLRDRLLLMGSLVEEMIGKAMQALATRDTTLARSTMKMDRRINRLECEIDDLCMRILAMRQPVASDLRFVTKALKIVTDLERIGDLGVNICDRVAELNEEPPLGATFDLVALADEATLVVHEALDALVERDVDRATELLTRDEAIDEHYSEIWKRLLELMTSDPTTIYRATRIQSIAKYLERIGDHAMNIAETVVFLVTGKDIRHHNRRYETGAPPANEGAEGKPG from the coding sequence ATGCCCCAGGGTCAGCACACGAGCCGCGTCTACGAGAACGAGCTGCGCACGCTGCGCGATCGCTTGCTGCTCATGGGCAGCCTCGTCGAGGAGATGATCGGCAAGGCGATGCAGGCCCTCGCCACGCGGGACACGACCCTCGCGCGCTCGACCATGAAGATGGACCGGCGCATCAACCGGCTGGAGTGCGAGATCGACGACCTCTGCATGCGCATCCTCGCCATGCGCCAGCCCGTCGCCTCGGATCTGCGCTTCGTCACGAAGGCGCTGAAGATCGTCACGGACCTCGAGCGGATCGGCGACCTCGGCGTGAACATCTGCGACCGCGTGGCCGAGCTGAACGAGGAGCCGCCGCTCGGCGCCACGTTCGACCTCGTGGCCCTCGCGGACGAGGCGACGCTCGTGGTGCACGAGGCGCTCGACGCGCTGGTCGAGCGCGACGTCGACCGCGCGACGGAGCTTCTCACGCGGGACGAGGCGATCGACGAGCACTACAGCGAAATCTGGAAGCGCCTGCTCGAGCTCATGACCTCGGACCCGACCACGATCTATCGGGCCACGCGGATCCAATCGATCGCGAAGTACCTCGAACGTATCGGCGATCATGCGATGAACATCGCCGAAACCGTGGTTTTCCTGGTCACCGGCAAGGACATCCGGCACCACAATCGGCGCTACGAGACCGGCGCTCCGCCTGCGAACGAAGGCGCGGAAGGCAAGCCCGGCTGA
- a CDS encoding SH3 domain-containing protein gives MAKSTRPVTIERPSPADERPAWSRVGIVAAVGFVLGVAWPKLAGVKVGPNVPGDLKAQAEVTAPPTASAQAAPPAAAPAPTGAPTAEPAAAPSNKQTVAVGPGKISRCWDKKNKKVTDCGALQLDPVAVPKLQGLAECPSAVGLSGKLTLGLEIDFEKKEVHVVKNKKDKTTIPASTVTGIVQCASRAFANLPLEDVPNKYRNYTVQYGLTFYPPGKAPEEAEAPAGEGEAAAGSTTSEAEANGTGVVSWDTALVRKDPKDGEVVARLVRGTKIKLVGRRNDWFKVETGGKTGWIYRGAIGL, from the coding sequence ATGGCGAAGTCCACGCGCCCCGTCACGATCGAGAGGCCCTCGCCGGCCGACGAAAGGCCCGCATGGTCCCGGGTCGGAATCGTCGCCGCGGTGGGCTTCGTGCTGGGCGTCGCCTGGCCCAAGCTCGCGGGCGTGAAGGTCGGCCCCAACGTGCCGGGCGACCTCAAGGCCCAGGCCGAGGTCACGGCCCCGCCGACGGCCTCCGCCCAGGCCGCGCCGCCTGCCGCTGCGCCCGCGCCCACGGGCGCCCCGACGGCCGAGCCTGCCGCCGCGCCGTCGAACAAGCAGACCGTCGCCGTCGGGCCCGGCAAGATCAGCCGTTGCTGGGACAAGAAGAACAAGAAGGTCACCGATTGCGGGGCCCTCCAGCTCGACCCCGTCGCGGTCCCCAAGCTCCAGGGCCTCGCCGAGTGCCCCTCCGCGGTCGGCCTCTCCGGCAAGCTCACGCTCGGCCTGGAGATCGATTTCGAGAAAAAAGAAGTCCACGTCGTCAAGAACAAGAAGGACAAGACGACGATCCCGGCCTCGACCGTCACCGGCATCGTGCAGTGCGCCTCGCGCGCCTTCGCGAACCTCCCGCTCGAGGACGTCCCGAACAAGTACCGCAATTACACGGTGCAATACGGCCTCACGTTCTACCCGCCCGGCAAGGCGCCCGAGGAGGCCGAGGCCCCGGCCGGCGAGGGTGAAGCCGCCGCCGGCAGCACCACGAGCGAGGCCGAGGCCAATGGCACCGGCGTCGTGAGTTGGGATACGGCCCTCGTGCGCAAGGATCCCAAGGACGGCGAGGTCGTGGCGCGGCTCGTACGCGGGACGAAGATCAAGCTCGTCGGCCGCCGGAACGATTGGTTCAAGGTCGAGACGGGCGGCAAGACCGGCTGGATCTACCGCGGCGCGATCGGACTCTGA
- a CDS encoding GNAT family N-acetyltransferase yields the protein MAASPGGAAMELCCTVVSDIAELEAMQGDWEALLDRSDCNEPTLSPLWILAWWRVFGGTDGRCLRALRITREGRLVGLLPLVARRVWHRGVPFRRLEALPSGEDEEDEIVSEYIGIVTERGEEDAVAEATARALAGGLLGAWDEVVLPAMDGSKRAPFALADALGRRDLRVTLTERGRSPYVALPPSFEAYLAALPSSRRYLVRRSMRDLESFGHGELVLSVARTPDELVSARATLISLHSARWQRDDRSGVFSSQKFTAFHDAVMPALLERGALELSVLRAGGEPVAALYNLVWNDKVYFYQSGRRADLPPKLRPGIAAHALAIRMAIASGRREYDFLGGDVRYKLDMALASRPIVEIRAARRTLREALRDHAERAAREWARLRGRPCTKQRPVEAFAEEEP from the coding sequence ATGGCCGCGTCGCCTGGGGGGGCTGCCATGGAACTCTGCTGCACCGTCGTCTCCGATATCGCCGAGCTCGAGGCAATGCAGGGGGATTGGGAGGCGCTGCTCGATCGCAGCGATTGCAACGAGCCCACGCTTTCCCCTTTGTGGATCCTCGCCTGGTGGCGCGTGTTCGGCGGGACGGACGGGCGATGCCTCCGTGCGCTACGGATCACCCGCGAGGGGCGGCTCGTGGGCCTCTTGCCGCTCGTGGCGAGGCGCGTGTGGCATCGGGGCGTCCCGTTCCGTCGGCTCGAAGCGCTCCCGTCGGGGGAGGACGAGGAGGACGAAATCGTCTCGGAATACATCGGGATCGTGACCGAGCGTGGCGAGGAGGACGCGGTCGCGGAGGCGACGGCGCGGGCGCTCGCGGGGGGCCTGCTCGGGGCCTGGGACGAGGTCGTGCTGCCGGCAATGGATGGCAGCAAGCGCGCGCCGTTCGCGCTCGCAGACGCGCTCGGGCGCAGGGATCTGCGGGTGACCCTGACGGAGCGCGGCCGCAGTCCGTACGTGGCGCTGCCGCCTTCGTTCGAGGCATACCTCGCGGCGTTGCCTTCGTCGCGGCGGTACCTCGTGCGGCGATCGATGCGGGATCTGGAGAGCTTCGGGCACGGCGAGCTCGTGCTCTCGGTCGCGCGCACGCCGGACGAGCTCGTCTCGGCGCGCGCAACGCTCATTTCGCTCCATTCGGCGCGCTGGCAGAGAGACGACCGGAGCGGGGTGTTCTCGTCGCAGAAATTTACGGCCTTTCACGACGCCGTGATGCCCGCGCTGCTCGAACGGGGCGCGCTGGAGCTCTCGGTGCTCCGGGCCGGTGGCGAGCCGGTGGCGGCGCTCTACAACCTGGTTTGGAACGACAAGGTGTATTTTTATCAGAGCGGCCGGCGCGCCGATTTGCCGCCGAAGCTCCGGCCGGGGATCGCCGCGCACGCGCTGGCCATTCGAATGGCGATCGCGTCGGGGCGGCGCGAATACGATTTCCTCGGCGGGGACGTGCGGTACAAGCTCGACATGGCGCTCGCTTCGCGGCCGATCGTGGAGATCCGGGCGGCGCGGCGGACGCTGCGGGAGGCCTTGCGCGACCACGCCGAGCGCGCCGCCCGCGAATGGGCGCGGCTGCGCGGCCGCCCGTGCACGAAACAGCGTCCGGTGGAAGCATTCGCCGAGGAAGAACCTTGA
- a CDS encoding metallophosphoesterase family protein: MKYAVVSDVHANLEALSAVIAAIDVERVDAILCLGDIVGYGANPNECARMLASAGAKCVVGNHDRAALGLRDTAHFGLQAQQAMRWTKRLLGGTAHDWLASLPLVRKASSELLLFHAALHPMPNDELHLSSLSRLEKSLQALREGGYGARIGLFGHTHHAGAWRARGGAFGPAPGDVVKLDDGAHYLINPGSVGQSRDGDPRAAFAILDMDQGAVWFRRVAYDTTLAMAKVAALSAAQRGGIAAWLAARLPLGRFAGQRR; encoded by the coding sequence GTGAAGTACGCTGTCGTGTCGGACGTGCATGCGAATCTCGAAGCTCTCTCCGCGGTGATCGCGGCGATCGACGTGGAGCGGGTCGACGCGATTCTGTGCCTCGGCGATATCGTGGGATATGGGGCGAACCCGAACGAATGCGCGCGGATGCTCGCTTCGGCCGGGGCGAAGTGCGTCGTCGGCAACCACGATCGCGCCGCGCTCGGGCTGCGGGACACGGCGCATTTCGGTCTGCAGGCGCAGCAGGCGATGCGATGGACGAAGCGGCTGCTCGGCGGGACGGCGCACGATTGGCTCGCTTCGTTGCCGCTCGTCCGGAAGGCGTCCTCCGAGCTCTTGCTCTTCCACGCGGCGCTGCACCCGATGCCAAACGACGAGCTTCACCTGTCGAGTTTGTCGCGGCTGGAGAAGAGCTTGCAGGCATTGCGCGAGGGCGGGTACGGCGCGCGGATCGGGCTCTTCGGGCACACGCACCACGCGGGGGCCTGGCGCGCGCGGGGCGGCGCGTTCGGGCCTGCGCCGGGCGACGTGGTGAAGCTCGACGACGGGGCGCATTACCTGATCAACCCCGGGAGCGTGGGGCAATCGCGGGACGGCGATCCACGCGCGGCGTTTGCGATCCTCGACATGGACCAGGGGGCCGTGTGGTTTCGGCGCGTCGCGTACGATACGACGCTGGCAATGGCGAAGGTGGCGGCGCTCTCGGCGGCGCAGCGGGGCGGGATCGCGGCGTGGTTAGCCGCTCGATTGCCGCTCGGCCGCTTCGCCGGGCAGAGGCGGTAA
- a CDS encoding carboxylate--amine ligase produces the protein MPEQSLVPAVLCGDLNMVRCFSGDAPADAGLPVARIPFVVASTRAGDPTFGSRHVAQTAVLSDPVTNPDQTAEDLRIVAERTGGRPVLFYGTDAMLLCVSRHREMLARHYRFLLPPAERVEELVDKARFAKLARHLGLPVPATVTSVEATTRAEVMARVPLPCAVKPVNHTSFRTSAAVREEGGLPWKAFFAWTPEELDKRLEQMRRSGTAFVVQRYVRGGDDHITSFHAWMNARGEPVAHHVGKKIRTYPSGSGESTFIEIVEDPEVTRIGLEVVRALGLVGVVKLDFKRDAETGELFLLEANPRFNLWNRLGAASGVNLPLVAYAELAGLPLPHTGPVRPGLRWASVEGDVRAFLLDYGPSGVVSLRDFVASYRGPKVFDVFAWDDPWPLVLTLAKRVGQRARRAGGKAGRP, from the coding sequence ATGCCCGAGCAATCGCTTGTCCCGGCCGTGCTTTGCGGGGATCTCAACATGGTCCGGTGTTTCTCCGGGGACGCGCCGGCCGATGCGGGCCTGCCCGTCGCGCGCATTCCGTTCGTCGTGGCCTCCACGCGCGCCGGGGATCCGACGTTCGGATCCCGGCACGTGGCGCAAACGGCCGTGCTCTCGGATCCCGTGACGAACCCGGATCAGACGGCCGAGGACCTCCGGATCGTGGCGGAGCGGACGGGCGGGCGGCCCGTGCTGTTTTACGGGACGGACGCCATGTTGCTCTGCGTTTCGCGGCACCGGGAGATGCTCGCGCGGCATTACCGATTTCTCCTGCCGCCGGCCGAGCGCGTGGAGGAGCTCGTCGACAAGGCGCGTTTCGCCAAGCTCGCGCGGCACCTCGGTTTGCCCGTGCCCGCGACGGTGACGTCCGTGGAGGCGACGACACGGGCGGAGGTGATGGCGCGCGTGCCCCTGCCTTGCGCGGTGAAACCCGTGAACCACACGTCGTTCCGCACCTCCGCGGCCGTGCGCGAGGAGGGAGGTTTGCCCTGGAAGGCGTTTTTCGCGTGGACGCCGGAGGAGCTCGACAAACGGCTCGAACAGATGCGGCGGTCGGGCACGGCGTTCGTCGTGCAGCGGTACGTGCGCGGCGGCGACGATCACATCACGAGCTTTCACGCGTGGATGAACGCGCGCGGCGAGCCCGTCGCCCATCACGTGGGCAAGAAGATCCGGACGTACCCGTCGGGCTCGGGCGAGAGTACGTTCATCGAAATCGTGGAGGATCCCGAGGTGACGCGGATCGGGCTCGAGGTCGTGCGGGCGCTCGGGCTCGTGGGCGTGGTGAAGCTCGATTTCAAGCGGGACGCAGAGACGGGTGAGCTCTTCTTGCTGGAGGCGAACCCGCGCTTCAACCTGTGGAACCGGCTCGGCGCGGCGTCGGGCGTGAATCTGCCGCTCGTCGCGTACGCCGAGCTCGCGGGGCTGCCTTTGCCGCACACGGGGCCGGTTCGTCCGGGCTTGCGCTGGGCCTCGGTCGAGGGGGACGTGCGGGCGTTTCTCCTCGATTACGGGCCCTCCGGGGTGGTGTCGCTCCGCGATTTCGTGGCCTCGTACCGCGGGCCCAAGGTCTTCGACGTGTTCGCCTGGGACGACCCCTGGCCGCTCGTGCTCACGCTGGCGAAACGCGTGGGGCAGCGGGCCCGGCGCGCGGGCGGAAAGGCGGGGCGGCCGTGA